From a single Microbacterium murale genomic region:
- a CDS encoding class I mannose-6-phosphate isomerase produces MMNPIRLSSNRPPERFYRGGARIDAFRGESGAAERVPEDWVGSTTTVHGEEALGLSTLADGRVLRDAVEADPVAWLGVDHVERWGADTRLLVKILDAGQRLPVHAHPHDDFAAIHLGRAHGKAEAWYILEGGTVHVGLREDIDVTHLAALVAEQDVDALLGLLHAIDVSPGDIVWVPPGELHAIGAGVLLIELQQPEDLSILLEWDGYALDGSENGHLGLGFDLALTAVNMSGRSVEDMRGLVLTAPASGSAFPSDADEYFRLERIPVDGIAVIGAGFSIAVVTSGTLEIAGEQCRTGTTLLTPAAAGSVEVLGRGEVLVARPPAV; encoded by the coding sequence ATGATGAACCCGATACGGCTCTCGTCGAACCGCCCGCCGGAACGCTTCTACCGAGGGGGCGCGCGTATCGACGCCTTTCGCGGCGAGAGCGGCGCGGCTGAACGGGTGCCGGAGGACTGGGTAGGCTCCACCACGACGGTCCACGGTGAGGAGGCTCTCGGTCTGAGCACGCTCGCAGACGGGCGGGTATTGCGCGACGCAGTGGAGGCGGATCCGGTCGCCTGGCTGGGGGTCGATCACGTGGAGCGCTGGGGCGCTGACACGCGACTGCTGGTCAAGATACTCGACGCGGGGCAGCGGCTCCCGGTGCATGCGCATCCGCACGATGACTTCGCGGCGATCCACCTCGGTCGCGCACACGGCAAGGCGGAGGCCTGGTACATCCTGGAGGGCGGTACCGTGCACGTCGGGCTCCGTGAAGACATCGACGTCACGCATCTCGCGGCCCTGGTTGCCGAGCAGGATGTCGATGCGCTGCTCGGTCTGCTGCATGCGATCGACGTGTCGCCCGGAGACATCGTCTGGGTGCCGCCCGGGGAACTGCACGCGATCGGCGCGGGTGTGCTGCTGATCGAACTGCAGCAGCCCGAGGATCTGTCGATCCTCCTCGAATGGGACGGCTATGCGCTCGATGGCTCCGAGAACGGGCATCTGGGCCTCGGATTCGATCTCGCTCTGACGGCGGTGAACATGTCCGGACGCAGCGTCGAAGACATGCGCGGCTTGGTGCTGACGGCGCCGGCTTCGGGCTCCGCATTCCCGAGCGATGCGGACGAGTACTTCCGGCTCGAGCGGATACCGGTCGACGGCATCGCGGTGATCGGGGCGGGCTTCTCGATCGCTGTGGTCACGAGTGGGACGCTCGAGATCGCAGGCGAGCAGTGCCGTACGGGGACCACGCTGCTGACGCCGGCGGCCGCAGGATCAGTCGAGGTTCTGGGGCGCGGGGAGGTGCTCGTCGCCCGACCACCGGCTGTGTGA